The following proteins come from a genomic window of Acinonyx jubatus isolate Ajub_Pintada_27869175 chromosome C1, VMU_Ajub_asm_v1.0, whole genome shotgun sequence:
- the CC1H1orf162 gene encoding transmembrane protein C1orf162 homolog: MGGGHSKPECNNNKQSTNTVAPTPPFSFWERTNIQYLLLAFFAGVLLTLLLLALIFFVIKSYRKRHSSPCALDPPFDPHSGQDPPAKLSSPEEALTYASMTFQITEKNHHLTEKHSAGLDPVVYSQIKVTNSPDLSSEA; this comes from the exons ATGGGGGGAGGTCATTCCAAACCTGAATGCAACAACA ACAAACAAAGCACCAACACAGTAGCCCCAACACCTCCGTTCTCCTTCTGGGAGCGCACCAA CATACAGTATTTGCTCTTGGCCTTTTTTGCCGGGGTCCTGCTCACGCTGCTGCTGTTGGCCCTTATCTTCTTCGTCATAAAGAGCTACAGGAAAC GTCACTCTAGTCCCTGCGCCCTGGATCCTCCCTTCGATCCTCACTCTGGCCAAGATCCTCCGGCCAAG cTTTCGTCCCCAGAGGAAGCACTCACCTATGCTAGCATGACTTTCCAAATCACAGAAAAGAATCATCACCTGACTGAGAAACATTCTGCAGGCTTGGATCCGGTTGTCTACTCTCAGATCAAAGTGACAAACTCACCCGACCTTTCCAGTGAGGCTTGA